CCTTGGTGGTGGACAGGCCGCCGTTGGCGAGAACCGAACCCATGACCGCGAGGTCGCGGCAGCTGACCTTGATCGCGCACTGGGCGGCGTACCCGTCGACGACCTCGTCGGGTTCGTATTCGAGCTTGCCCGCAGACCGCAACAGATATGCGAGCGCGGTGTTGTGGTCGTCGGAGGCGAGTTCGGCGGAGTGAACCTCGGTGTCGATGGACAGTTCGCGCCCGGCGAGGGTGCCCACCAGGTCGGCGATCCGGTCGACCCGTTCGGTGGCGCCGTCGCCGTCGACCATGCCGTGGACGGCGATCGCGCCGGCGTTGATGAGCGCGTTGCGCGGGCGGCCGGTCTCGGCCTCGAGGGAGATCTCGTTGAAGGCGTCACCGGACGGCTCGGTGTCCACGCGGTCGAGAACGCCGTCGAGTCCCCGATCCCGCAGCGCGAGTGCGTAGGCGGGCAGCTTCGCGATGGACTGCATGGAGAACTCGTGGTCGGCGTCGCCGGCGGTGTAGACGGTCCCGTCGACGGTTGCCAGCGCGATGCCGAAGGACGACGGATCCGCCCGCTCGAGTTCACGATTGCCGGACATGACGTCCCCGGCGTCGTCGTCGCGGCAGTCCCGGAGAACCTGATGGAGATAGTCGTCGATGGGGGATCGCATATCCCACCGTAGCTGCGTCGATC
The sequence above is drawn from the Gordonia rubripertincta genome and encodes:
- the glsA gene encoding glutaminase A; protein product: MRSPIDDYLHQVLRDCRDDDAGDVMSGNRELERADPSSFGIALATVDGTVYTAGDADHEFSMQSIAKLPAYALALRDRGLDGVLDRVDTEPSGDAFNEISLEAETGRPRNALINAGAIAVHGMVDGDGATERVDRIADLVGTLAGRELSIDTEVHSAELASDDHNTALAYLLRSAGKLEYEPDEVVDGYAAQCAIKVSCRDLAVMGSVLANGGLSTTKGDERLLEGWITRHLLSVMATCGMYDGSGSWMARVGIPAKSGVSGAILGVLPGQVGVAVWSPRLDEQGNSVRGVAVFERLSRDMELHMMHVAPSGMPALRSVHEDDGATVVELQGDVRFAGAEIIASRACEGFSTDKVVIDLTHVRVMDDAARGLLREVAKRLEDDHDTHIEDPNELMDEGPEDQDTDEK